A genomic window from Streptococcus sanguinis includes:
- the csm5 gene encoding type III-A CRISPR-associated RAMP protein Csm5 yields MKTKYRKFKLTLWTLGPVHIGSGQLHTAREYILEGDEYYFPDMTLLYDELIKRGIDEKFQKFLIDSDNKTNRISDFLAEHGVTKRDFGGYRLKATGLEKPKGEKVPRNQETTDPGEINGVHQFMRDCYGNPYVPGSSLKGAIRTILMNTHWHSTDFKQEKKDKILENKKAIPWGPTRQQRYKELEPFDDIFNEIRVSDSQPLTNDDLILVQKWDFTPDKDTEAHSLSIYREALKPGTKLEFEIITASGFKGGRAGDLIASLGEYAQEFYFGVTEDEGYEGYKDFFLKKFPNHLIQNNLSYPLYLGGGSGAWTKTIFRQADGEVQKRHKKMSGRGALKLTKAPQQVIKTTKGEKSLINNAQNFYEMGKTCFTITEVATR; encoded by the coding sequence ATGAAGACAAAATATAGGAAATTCAAGCTGACTCTGTGGACCTTGGGACCAGTGCATATCGGGAGTGGTCAGCTTCATACTGCTCGTGAGTATATTCTTGAAGGGGATGAATATTATTTTCCAGATATGACTCTGCTTTATGACGAACTTATCAAACGAGGTATTGATGAAAAATTCCAAAAGTTCTTAATTGATTCGGATAATAAAACCAATCGAATAAGTGATTTTCTAGCTGAGCATGGTGTAACAAAACGTGATTTTGGGGGCTATAGACTTAAAGCAACAGGACTTGAAAAGCCTAAAGGAGAGAAAGTACCTAGAAACCAGGAAACGACAGATCCAGGAGAAATAAATGGCGTTCATCAATTTATGAGAGATTGTTACGGTAATCCTTATGTCCCTGGCAGCTCTCTTAAAGGTGCTATTCGAACTATTTTGATGAATACACATTGGCATTCAACGGATTTTAAGCAGGAAAAAAAAGACAAAATTCTTGAAAATAAGAAAGCGATTCCTTGGGGACCAACTCGACAGCAGAGATATAAAGAATTAGAACCTTTTGATGATATTTTTAATGAGATTCGTGTCTCAGACAGTCAGCCTCTGACAAATGATGATTTAATTCTTGTTCAAAAGTGGGATTTTACTCCAGATAAGGATACAGAGGCACATTCACTAAGTATCTATCGTGAAGCTTTGAAACCTGGAACCAAGCTGGAATTTGAAATCATTACTGCTTCAGGTTTTAAGGGTGGAAGAGCAGGTGACCTCATTGCTTCTCTTGGAGAATATGCACAAGAATTTTACTTTGGAGTGACAGAAGATGAAGGCTATGAAGGATATAAAGATTTCTTTCTAAAGAAATTTCCTAATCATTTAATTCAAAACAATCTATCCTATCCCCTCTATTTAGGTGGTGGAAGTGGTGCTTGGACCAAAACAATATTTAGGCAAGCGGATGGCGAAGTTCAAAAACGACATAAGAAAATGTCTGGACGAGGCGCTCTAAAATTGACGAAGGCACCCCAGCAAGTTATAAAAACTACTAAAGGCGAAAAAAGCTTGATAAATAATGCGCAAAATTTCTATGAAATGGGCAAAACCTGTTTTACGATTACGGAGGTAGCTACAAGATGA
- a CDS encoding LysR family transcriptional regulator, with the protein MRIQQLHYIIKIVETGSMNEAAKQLFITQPSLSNAVRDLENEMGIEIFIRNPKGITLTKDGMEFLSYARQVVEQTQLLEERYKNPVAHRELFSVSAQHYAFVVNAFVSLLKKSDMEKYELFLRETRTWEIIDDVKNFRSEIGVLFLNSYNRDVLSKMLDDNHLIATHLFTAQPHIFVSKSNPLAKKKLVQLSDLENFPYLSYDQGTHNSFYFSEEILSQEHHKKSIVVSDRATLFNLLIGLDGYTIATGILNSNLNGDNIVSIPLDIDDPIELVYIQHEKASLSKMGERFIDYLIEEVKFDK; encoded by the coding sequence ATGAGAATTCAACAGTTACACTATATTATCAAAATTGTCGAGACTGGCAGTATGAACGAAGCTGCCAAACAGCTTTTCATTACCCAGCCTAGTTTGTCCAATGCTGTGCGGGATTTGGAAAATGAAATGGGTATCGAGATTTTCATTCGCAATCCCAAAGGAATTACCTTAACCAAGGACGGCATGGAGTTTCTTTCTTATGCCCGGCAGGTGGTTGAGCAGACTCAGCTTCTAGAGGAGCGATACAAAAACCCTGTCGCCCACCGCGAACTTTTCAGCGTTTCTGCCCAGCACTATGCCTTTGTGGTCAATGCCTTTGTCTCCCTGCTCAAAAAAAGCGATATGGAGAAATACGAGCTCTTTTTACGGGAAACTCGGACTTGGGAAATTATTGACGACGTAAAAAACTTCCGCAGCGAAATCGGCGTCCTCTTTCTCAATAGCTACAACCGCGATGTCCTATCCAAGATGCTGGATGACAATCACCTGATTGCTACTCATCTATTCACAGCTCAACCCCATATCTTTGTCAGCAAGTCCAATCCGCTGGCCAAGAAAAAGCTGGTTCAATTATCTGACTTAGAAAACTTCCCCTACCTCAGCTACGACCAAGGAACTCACAACTCCTTCTACTTTTCTGAGGAAATTCTCTCTCAGGAACACCATAAAAAATCAATCGTCGTCAGCGACCGCGCGACCCTCTTTAACCTCTTGATTGGTTTGGACGGCTACACGATTGCAACCGGTATTCTAAACAGCAACCTCAACGGAGATAATATCGTCTCCATTCCACTGGACATTGATGATCCAATTGAACTGGTCTACATCCAACACGAAAAAGCCAGCCTATCCAAAATGGGAGAACGCTTCATTGATTATCTGATTGAGGAAGTGAAGTTTGATAAATAA
- a CDS encoding dihydroorotate dehydrogenase electron transfer subunit yields MVSDSCKKRFGKIMLEQMELLEQVEIAPNIFSMLLKGQMVAQMQAGQFLHIRVPDDSKLLRRPISIAQIDRDNLTCRIIYRIEGGGTAIFSQLSVGTFLDVMGPQGNGFDLSPVRAGDHALIIGGGIGVPPLLEVAKELHAKGAQVTAVLGFADKSAVILEEEMKEYAEVIVTTDNGSYGCQGYVSAVVDELSQDYAAVYSCGAPAMLQYVDRKFQDHPHAYLSMESRMACGMGACYACVVHLAGQDESVNKRVCEDGPVFETGTIVV; encoded by the coding sequence ATGGTTAGTGACAGTTGTAAAAAGAGATTTGGCAAGATTATGCTGGAGCAAATGGAGCTGCTGGAGCAAGTAGAGATTGCGCCTAATATTTTTTCCATGCTTCTAAAGGGACAAATGGTTGCTCAGATGCAGGCAGGGCAGTTTTTACATATTCGGGTACCAGATGACAGCAAGCTTTTGCGCCGGCCTATCTCAATCGCACAGATTGACCGAGACAATCTGACTTGTCGCATCATTTATCGGATAGAAGGTGGCGGGACGGCTATTTTTTCTCAACTTTCAGTTGGAACTTTTCTTGATGTTATGGGGCCTCAGGGCAATGGCTTTGATTTGAGTCCTGTAAGGGCAGGTGACCACGCTTTGATTATCGGTGGTGGGATTGGCGTCCCTCCCCTGCTTGAGGTTGCTAAAGAATTGCATGCCAAGGGAGCTCAAGTGACTGCTGTTCTGGGATTTGCTGATAAATCTGCTGTCATTTTAGAGGAAGAAATGAAAGAATACGCCGAGGTCATTGTTACAACGGATAACGGCTCTTATGGCTGCCAGGGCTATGTATCAGCCGTTGTGGATGAGTTGTCTCAAGACTATGCAGCTGTTTATTCCTGTGGTGCGCCTGCTATGCTTCAGTATGTGGATCGTAAGTTTCAGGACCATCCGCATGCTTATCTCTCCATGGAGTCTCGTATGGCTTGTGGCATGGGCGCCTGCTATGCCTGCGTAGTTCATCTTGCAGGTCAGGACGAGTCAGTCAATAAGCGGGTTTGTGAAGACGGCCCGGTCTTTGAGACGGGCACGATTGTTGTCTAG
- a CDS encoding dihydroorotate dehydrogenase, whose amino-acid sequence MSDQRLRVSLPGLDLKNPIIPASGCFGFGQEYAKYYDLELLGSIMIKATTLDPRFGNPTPRVAETPAGMLNAIGLQNPGLDVVLAEKLPWLEKHYPNLPIIANVAGFSNHEYATVAGKISQAPNVMAIELNISCPNVDHGNAGLLIGQVPELAYQATKAAVESSAVPVYVKLTPSVADITQVAKAVEDAGAAGFTMINTLVGMRFDLKSRKPIIANGTGGMSGPAVFPVALKLIRQVAQASKLPIIGMGGVDSAEAALEMFIAGASAIGVGTANFTDPYACPTIIENLPKAMDKYGIESLESLRKEVRENLL is encoded by the coding sequence ATGAGTGACCAACGTTTAAGAGTTTCCTTGCCAGGCTTGGACCTGAAAAATCCAATTATTCCAGCATCTGGCTGTTTTGGCTTCGGACAAGAATATGCCAAATACTATGACCTAGAGTTGCTAGGCTCCATCATGATAAAGGCTACGACTTTGGACCCCCGCTTTGGCAATCCCACTCCGCGGGTTGCAGAAACGCCAGCTGGGATGCTTAATGCCATTGGCCTTCAAAATCCAGGTCTTGATGTTGTTCTAGCTGAAAAACTTCCCTGGCTGGAAAAGCATTATCCCAACCTGCCAATCATCGCCAATGTAGCAGGCTTTTCCAATCACGAGTATGCCACAGTGGCTGGGAAAATTTCTCAAGCCCCCAATGTCATGGCTATTGAGCTCAATATTTCCTGCCCTAACGTTGACCATGGAAATGCTGGACTTTTGATTGGTCAAGTTCCGGAGTTGGCTTACCAAGCAACCAAGGCAGCAGTAGAAAGTTCTGCTGTACCAGTCTATGTCAAATTGACTCCGAGTGTGGCAGACATCACTCAGGTAGCTAAGGCTGTTGAAGACGCTGGTGCTGCTGGTTTTACCATGATTAACACCTTAGTAGGTATGCGATTTGACTTGAAGTCACGCAAGCCTATTATCGCTAATGGCACAGGCGGTATGTCGGGTCCGGCTGTCTTTCCTGTAGCTCTCAAGCTAATCCGTCAAGTGGCTCAGGCAAGCAAACTTCCTATTATTGGTATGGGTGGAGTTGATTCGGCGGAGGCTGCTCTGGAGATGTTTATAGCAGGCGCTTCAGCCATTGGAGTGGGAACTGCCAATTTCACGGATCCATATGCTTGTCCTACCATCATTGAGAACCTGCCTAAGGCTATGGATAAATACGGCATCGAAAGTCTTGAAAGCTTACGAAAAGAAGTTCGAGAGAATTTGCTTTAA
- the pyrF gene encoding orotidine-5'-phosphate decarboxylase, with protein sequence MREERPIIALDFPSFDDVKDFLEHFPEDEKLYVKIGMEFFYAIGPEIVHYLKGLGHSIFLDLKLHDIPNTVRSAMSVLGTFGIDMVTVHAAGGVEMMSEAKKVLGDKAKLVAVTQLTSTSEEDMRDCQNIQTTVQESVVNYARKAKEAGLDGVVCSAQEVELIKAATANDFLCVTPGIRPAGSEIGDQKRVMTPQEAHQIGSDYIVVGRPIIQAENPWDAYHEIKKQWNS encoded by the coding sequence ATGCGTGAAGAACGGCCTATTATCGCCCTCGACTTTCCATCTTTTGACGATGTCAAAGATTTCTTGGAGCATTTTCCGGAAGATGAAAAACTCTATGTCAAAATCGGTATGGAATTCTTCTATGCCATTGGTCCAGAAATCGTTCATTACCTGAAAGGTCTTGGACACAGCATTTTCTTGGATCTGAAACTGCACGACATTCCCAATACGGTTCGCTCAGCCATGTCTGTCTTAGGTACTTTTGGTATCGACATGGTGACAGTTCATGCAGCAGGCGGTGTGGAGATGATGAGTGAAGCCAAGAAGGTCTTAGGGGATAAGGCTAAGTTGGTTGCGGTGACCCAGCTGACCTCAACCAGTGAGGAAGATATGCGGGATTGCCAAAACATCCAGACCACAGTTCAGGAGTCTGTTGTCAATTACGCTCGCAAGGCCAAAGAAGCTGGTTTGGATGGCGTAGTTTGTTCAGCTCAAGAAGTGGAACTAATAAAGGCAGCAACTGCAAATGACTTTCTCTGTGTGACGCCGGGGATTCGGCCAGCTGGATCAGAAATCGGTGACCAAAAACGGGTCATGACACCGCAGGAAGCCCACCAAATCGGCAGTGACTATATTGTAGTAGGACGTCCAATTATCCAAGCTGAAAATCCTTGGGATGCTTACCACGAGATTAAGAAGCAGTGGAATAGCTAG
- a CDS encoding orotate phosphoribosyltransferase, with protein MTLAKEIARDLLKIKAVYLKPEEPFTWASGIKSPIYTDNRVTLAYPETRTLIEDGFVEKIRAEFPDVEVIAGTATAGIPHGAIIADKMNLPFAYIRSKPKDHGAGNQIEGRVAPGQKMVVIEDLISTGGSVLDAIAAAKREGADVIGAAAIFTYELPKAEKNFNEAGVKLVTLSNYTELITLAEAEGYVSPEGLALLEKFKHDQENWQS; from the coding sequence ATGACTTTAGCAAAAGAGATTGCGCGTGATTTATTGAAAATCAAAGCTGTGTATTTGAAGCCGGAAGAGCCTTTTACATGGGCATCAGGCATCAAATCACCTATATATACGGACAACCGTGTGACCTTGGCTTATCCAGAGACTCGAACCTTGATTGAAGATGGTTTCGTCGAAAAGATTCGGGCTGAATTTCCAGATGTAGAAGTCATTGCCGGAACTGCGACAGCAGGAATTCCTCATGGAGCTATTATCGCTGATAAGATGAACCTGCCATTTGCTTATATCCGCAGCAAACCAAAAGATCACGGAGCGGGCAATCAAATCGAAGGTCGCGTAGCGCCTGGGCAGAAGATGGTTGTCATCGAAGACTTAATCTCGACTGGCGGTTCGGTCTTGGATGCTATAGCTGCCGCTAAACGTGAAGGTGCGGATGTGATTGGCGCAGCGGCCATCTTTACCTATGAGCTGCCAAAGGCAGAAAAGAACTTCAATGAAGCGGGTGTGAAATTGGTGACCCTTTCTAACTACACTGAGCTAATCACTCTGGCTGAAGCAGAAGGTTATGTCAGTCCTGAGGGCTTGGCCTTGCTTGAAAAATTTAAGCATGACCAAGAAAATTGGCAGTCTTAG
- a CDS encoding DUF4336 domain-containing protein, protein MKRPVPIYEPLYSLKPIAENIWIVDGDLIEMDAVVTKLPFSTRMTVIKLANGQLWCHSPIQPNQALFDQLDALGSVSHLVSPNKIHYAYIADWKKSYPETIAWSSPGVEERAAKQKIPVSFDEKLTNEAPEAWAGQIEQLIFKGSTYIEEVVFFHKDSQTLILTDLIENFETERFPSSLRGKAYKLVRVAAPDGQTPIDYRMTFIGHQKEAKECLERMLAWQPEKIILAHGSCFLENSTAELKRALRWIR, encoded by the coding sequence ATGAAAAGACCTGTTCCTATCTATGAACCGCTTTATAGCTTGAAGCCCATTGCTGAGAATATTTGGATTGTTGACGGTGATTTGATTGAGATGGATGCGGTGGTGACAAAGTTGCCCTTTTCTACCCGCATGACTGTCATCAAGTTAGCAAATGGTCAGCTCTGGTGCCATTCACCAATCCAGCCAAATCAAGCCTTGTTTGACCAGTTAGACGCTTTGGGATCAGTTTCGCATCTTGTTTCACCCAATAAGATTCACTATGCTTATATAGCTGACTGGAAGAAGAGTTATCCTGAGACAATTGCTTGGTCTAGCCCAGGAGTTGAGGAGAGAGCAGCCAAGCAGAAAATCCCAGTCTCTTTTGATGAAAAGCTGACGAATGAGGCTCCTGAAGCTTGGGCAGGCCAGATAGAACAGTTGATTTTCAAGGGAAGTACTTATATTGAGGAAGTTGTCTTTTTTCATAAGGACAGTCAAACCTTGATTTTGACGGATTTAATTGAGAATTTTGAAACAGAGCGTTTTCCGAGTTCGCTTCGTGGCAAGGCTTATAAATTAGTTCGAGTTGCAGCTCCAGATGGTCAGACGCCTATTGACTACCGTATGACCTTTATAGGTCATCAAAAAGAAGCCAAAGAATGTCTAGAGCGGATGCTGGCTTGGCAACCGGAAAAAATCATCTTAGCTCACGGTTCTTGTTTTCTGGAAAATAGCACAGCAGAACTCAAAAGAGCGCTTAGGTGGATTAGGTAA
- a CDS encoding uracil-DNA glycosylase: protein MQHSAWHALIKEQLPEGYFAKINHFLDEVYASGTIYPPREKVFNAIQTTDLADVKVVILGQDPYHGPRQAQGLSFSVPDDIPAPPSLQNILKELAEDIGVKESHDLTSWAQQGVLLLNAGLTVPAGQANAHAGLIWEPFTDAIIKVVNEKSDPVVFILWGSYARKKKALISNSQHLIIESAHPSPLSAYRGFFGSKPFSRTNDFLVAKGLEPIDWLA from the coding sequence ATGCAGCATTCAGCTTGGCATGCTTTGATTAAGGAGCAGCTGCCAGAAGGTTATTTTGCAAAAATCAATCATTTTTTAGATGAAGTGTATGCTTCAGGGACCATTTACCCACCTCGGGAAAAGGTGTTTAATGCGATTCAGACGACAGATTTAGCGGATGTTAAGGTGGTTATTTTGGGGCAGGACCCCTACCACGGACCGAGACAGGCACAAGGCTTGAGTTTTTCGGTACCTGATGACATTCCAGCTCCACCTTCTTTGCAGAATATTCTTAAAGAACTGGCAGAAGATATCGGAGTGAAAGAGTCACATGATTTGACTTCCTGGGCTCAGCAAGGTGTTCTATTGCTCAATGCTGGGCTGACTGTGCCTGCTGGCCAGGCCAATGCGCATGCCGGCCTAATCTGGGAGCCTTTTACAGATGCTATTATCAAAGTGGTCAATGAAAAGTCTGATCCAGTTGTCTTTATCCTATGGGGTTCCTATGCCCGCAAGAAAAAAGCCTTGATTAGTAATTCCCAACATTTGATTATTGAGTCAGCTCACCCAAGTCCGCTGTCTGCTTACCGTGGCTTCTTTGGCAGCAAACCTTTTTCACGTACCAATGATTTCTTAGTGGCTAAGGGCTTGGAACCTATTGATTGGTTAGCTTAG
- a CDS encoding 8-oxo-dGTP diphosphatase has product MVQLATICYIDNGREFLMLHRNKKPNDVHAGKWIGVGGKLERGETPQECAAREILEETGLKAKPVLKGVITFPEFTPDLDWYTYVFKVTEFEGELIDCNEGTLEWVPYDQVLSKPTWEGDHTFVEWLLEDKPFFSAKFVYDGDKLLDTQVDFYE; this is encoded by the coding sequence ATGGTTCAGTTAGCAACGATTTGTTATATCGATAATGGCCGGGAGTTTCTCATGCTTCACCGCAACAAAAAGCCCAATGATGTCCATGCTGGGAAATGGATTGGTGTCGGTGGCAAGCTAGAGCGTGGAGAAACCCCACAGGAATGCGCTGCACGTGAGATTCTAGAGGAAACAGGTCTAAAGGCTAAACCTGTTCTCAAAGGAGTTATCACTTTTCCAGAGTTTACTCCCGACTTGGACTGGTATACCTATGTTTTCAAGGTGACTGAGTTTGAGGGTGAACTGATTGACTGCAACGAAGGGACTTTGGAATGGGTGCCCTATGACCAGGTTTTATCTAAACCAACTTGGGAAGGCGATCATACTTTTGTTGAGTGGCTTTTAGAAGACAAGCCTTTCTTTTCAGCAAAGTTTGTTTATGACGGGGATAAGCTGTTGGATACGCAGGTGGACTTTTACGAATAA
- a CDS encoding dihydroorotase — protein sequence MLLIKNGRVMDPKTGFDQITDLLVEGKKIVKIGQDLQAEDATVIDASGLVVAPGLVDIHVHFREPGQTHKEDIHTGALAAAAGGFTTVVMMANTNPTISTVETLKEVLESASREKIHIKSVATITENFDGQHLTDFQGLLAAGAVGFSDDGIPLTNAGIVRKALVEARKNNTFISLHEEDPNLNGILGFNEHIAKEHFHICGATGVAEYSMIARDVMIAYDAKAHVHIQHLSKAESVKVVEFAQNLGAQVTAEAAPQHFSKTEALLLTKGSNAKMNPPLRLESDRLAVIEGLKSGVISVIATDHAPHHADEKNVADITQAPSGMTGLETSLSLGLTYLVETGHLSLMELLEKMTLNPAQLYGFDAGFIAQDGPADLTIFDPEADRLVTDHFASKAANSPFIDEKLKGQVKFTICDGEVVFEG from the coding sequence ATGCTATTAATCAAAAACGGACGAGTTATGGATCCTAAGACTGGTTTTGACCAAATTACTGACCTTTTGGTTGAGGGGAAGAAAATCGTCAAAATCGGTCAAGATTTGCAGGCGGAAGATGCAACAGTTATTGATGCCAGTGGTTTGGTTGTGGCTCCAGGTTTGGTGGATATACACGTTCATTTCCGGGAGCCGGGCCAGACTCATAAGGAAGACATTCATACGGGGGCATTGGCTGCAGCAGCAGGTGGCTTTACGACTGTTGTTATGATGGCCAATACCAATCCTACCATTTCAACGGTTGAAACCCTGAAAGAAGTACTGGAGTCGGCTAGTCGCGAAAAAATCCATATCAAGTCGGTTGCAACAATTACAGAAAATTTTGATGGGCAGCATCTGACAGATTTCCAAGGTCTTTTGGCAGCTGGTGCAGTAGGTTTTTCTGATGACGGTATTCCGCTGACCAACGCTGGCATTGTCCGCAAGGCCCTCGTAGAAGCGCGTAAAAATAACACCTTTATCAGCTTGCACGAGGAAGATCCAAATCTCAACGGTATACTTGGTTTCAATGAGCATATCGCTAAAGAGCATTTTCATATCTGCGGTGCGACAGGTGTGGCAGAATACAGCATGATTGCCCGCGATGTCATGATTGCTTATGATGCCAAGGCTCATGTGCATATCCAGCATTTGTCCAAGGCTGAGAGTGTAAAGGTGGTGGAATTCGCTCAGAATCTAGGCGCTCAAGTCACCGCTGAAGCAGCACCTCAGCACTTCTCTAAGACAGAAGCTCTGCTATTGACCAAGGGCAGCAATGCTAAGATGAATCCGCCTCTGCGCTTAGAATCGGACCGTCTGGCAGTTATTGAGGGGCTCAAGTCTGGTGTCATTTCTGTCATTGCGACGGATCATGCTCCACATCATGCTGACGAGAAAAATGTAGCTGATATCACTCAGGCACCTTCTGGAATGACTGGGCTTGAGACTTCACTTTCTCTGGGACTGACCTACCTAGTTGAGACTGGTCATCTGAGCTTGATGGAACTTTTAGAGAAAATGACTCTTAATCCGGCTCAGTTATATGGTTTCGATGCTGGCTTCATCGCTCAGGATGGTCCAGCCGATTTGACGATATTTGACCCAGAAGCAGATAGACTTGTGACTGACCACTTTGCCTCCAAGGCAGCCAATTCGCCATTTATTGATGAAAAACTCAAAGGTCAAGTGAAGTTTACCATCTGTGATGGGGAAGTTGTCTTTGAAGGATAA